Below is a window of Terriglobales bacterium DNA.
GAAGTCGGTTAGCTGCTCCAACGAAGGGCGCGGAAGGCCTTACTTGGTCTCGGCCAGGCGGGAGCGCAGGAAGCTCTCCACGCTGGAGACGTACACGTCGGCGAAGTCCGCCACCGGACGGCTGGCCTGGATGGTCTCCATGGCCTTCCCCAGGCCCCAGCCCTGCGCCCCCAGGATGGCCAGCGCCATCATGGGAGCGCGGTGCACGCCGGCGGCGCAGTGCACGAAGAGCTTGCTGCCCGGCCGCTCCAGGGCGGTGGCGGCGAAGTCCACGCCCCGCTCGAAGACCTCCGGGGGCTTGGGATGAAAGTCGTCGTCCACCGGCACCCACAGCACCTCGATGCCGTGGAGCGCGGCCAGCGGGGCATCGTCGAACTCGATCTGCATGTTGACGATGTGGGTCACGCCGGCGCGGGCGACCTCGGCCATCTTAGGCTCGCTC
It encodes the following:
- a CDS encoding dual specificity protein phosphatase, coding for MDMSWVTDRLAVGGGIWSEPKMAEVARAGVTHIVNMQIEFDDAPLAALHGIEVLWVPVDDDFHPKPPEVFERGVDFAATALERPGSKLFVHCAAGVHRAPMMALAILGAQGWGLGKAMETIQASRPVADFADVYVSSVESFLRSRLAETK